Proteins from a single region of Leptolyngbyaceae cyanobacterium:
- the hetR gene encoding heterocyst differentiation master regulator HetR translates to MNKDLDLIKRLSPSAMDQIMLYLAFSAMRTSGHRHGAFLDAAATAAKCAIYMTYLEQGQNLRMTGHLHHIEPKRVKAIVEEVRQALTEGKLLKMLGSQEPRYLIQFPYVWMEQYPWVPGRSRIAGTSLTSEEKRQIEEKLPPHIPDAQLINSFQFMELIEFLHNRSQEDLPEERQVPLSEALAEHIKRRLIYAGTVTRIDCPWGLPFYALTRASYSPSDDEERTYIMVEDTARYFRLMKGWQERQCYVMRVLEELDIPPERIEVALQDLDLVIREWADRHHREGGEQMILQMVFGPKDD, encoded by the coding sequence ATGAACAAAGACCTAGATCTGATCAAACGCCTCAGCCCCAGTGCAATGGATCAGATCATGCTTTACTTGGCATTCAGTGCCATGAGAACGAGCGGACACCGACATGGGGCGTTTTTAGATGCGGCAGCAACAGCAGCCAAGTGCGCCATTTACATGACCTATCTGGAACAGGGTCAAAACCTGCGGATGACCGGTCATTTGCACCATATCGAACCGAAAAGAGTAAAAGCGATCGTCGAGGAAGTCAGACAAGCGCTGACGGAAGGCAAACTGCTCAAGATGTTAGGTTCTCAGGAACCTCGCTATCTGATTCAGTTTCCCTACGTGTGGATGGAACAGTATCCTTGGGTACCTGGTCGATCGCGCATTGCCGGAACAAGCCTTACCTCTGAGGAAAAACGCCAAATAGAGGAAAAACTACCGCCTCATATCCCAGACGCTCAACTGATTAATTCCTTTCAATTCATGGAATTAATCGAATTTCTACATAACCGCTCACAGGAAGACTTACCTGAAGAAAGGCAAGTTCCCTTAAGCGAAGCTTTAGCAGAACACATCAAACGTCGCTTGATCTATGCAGGTACCGTGACTCGCATAGATTGCCCTTGGGGTCTTCCTTTCTACGCCCTGACTCGTGCCTCCTATTCTCCTTCCGATGATGAAGAGCGTACATATATTATGGTTGAGGATACCGCTCGGTATTTTCGCCTAATGAAAGGATGGCAAGAGCGACAATGCTATGTAATGCGAGTTTTAGAAGAATTAGACATTCCGCCAGAGCGAATCGAAGTAGCTTTACAAGATTTGGATCTGGTGATCCGAGAGTGGGCGGACAGACACCACCGAGAAGGCGGAGAACAGATGATTTTACAAATGGTTTTTGGCCCGAAAGATGATTAG